The genomic interval GGCCCTTTAATTCGGCGACCACATCCTTAAGCTGAGCCTTGACGTCATCCGCGACATTGGCAGCGGCGTCGATAGTAGAGTTGGCAAACTCCTTGACCTGTTCAAGGGTAGGGTTGTTTGATAACAGCTTTTGGATAGCAGCGGGGTCAACAGCGATACCAGCCTCGGTGAAACTCTTCACAAGAGGAGCGGCGGACGCCAAATCGAACTTGATGCCCCTATACTGAGACTTGAGGTGTACAGAAAGCTTGGCACGGGTAGGTGATGAAGTGTGGATGTAAGTCATGAGGACGTTGAGAATGTCTTGCTTGGTGGTCTTCCGTAACTCGGCAACATCGTTCTCACCTGATATATTCATTAGCACTACAGTTGGACACGATAAAGCCGAATGGACCTACGCCTTGCGAATTCAAAGTACCTGTCCTGAATCCTACCCCAGAACCTCTTCGTCTCTTCACCCAAATTCTTTggcttttcctccttcttaGCGATCAAACTCTGTTTGTGTttctcaaactcttccTCGGACATCTCCTCAATAGTCTCCTTCAAGCCATCCAAGAACGCCTCAATCCGTGTCTCGACGTACACCGGATCCTTCTCTGACTGCACCAACACTGTATAACCCATTGTCCCAGTAGACTGACTCGCATGACCGCTGACAATGTATCCCAACTGCTGCTTAGTTCGGAGGATATCAAAGCAGGGCTCGGCAGCAATTTgtgagaagagggagagatgattACGGAGAGTAATATCAGAGGGGTCGCCGACGTGAATTTCGTAGATGACTGAGCCATTCACTTCGGACTTGTTGGGCACAGAAATTTGCCAAACGTACTCAGAAGCTACAAAAAAAATCAATGGACAGATCCACAGGTGCCTTCTAGTGTAGAACTTACatgaaggaagaacaaGAGATCGCGGCGCCTTGAGCTCAGTAGGAGTAAGTTCACGGGGCTTCAAGACTCTCTCCAGCATATCCTGAATCTCCTTGGCTCCTTCAGGAGAGGTGTTCCCGTGGATAAGAGTTTCGATATGAAGTCGCGTGAGAAGTTCCTTTCCAAAGGCCTGGACATCGGCCGCAGTGATATCTGTTTCGCAAGTCAGTGGCCGCAACCGCCTTCTCCATGACCCAAAAACCAAAACCCACACTCAAGctccttcaacttttcttcttgggtcCAGGCAATCTCCTGAGTAGCATAAGAATTGTAGAATCGTCCAATCTTCCAAGGGTCACTCATGCCAAAGTTCTTCCAGTGCAACCTAGTCTAATCACCCACCGACCAGAATCAGTTTCTCTGAACTTATCACACAAACTTAAGACGAGATCGTGGCAAAACACTCACCGCCTCGGCAACTTCCTGAAACCTCGCTTCATCAACCTTGTAGTTAACAAATTTTTCCAACATCTTTTCCGTCAACACTGCAAGTTTATCGCTGAACCCTCCAGCAGAGATTTGGATCCAATGACTTGTATTCCAGAGGTTGAAATTGAGTTCGGCGAGATCGGCATCGTAGACATCTTCGGTAATAGAGTCGGAAAAGAGGTCGCAGAACAAGCGTGAGAGGACAGCGTTTCGGGGAGTGACGTTAAGAATAGGACTGCTTGGCATGTCAGTGTCAAAAAAATTGATAGAGGGCACTCGGCCGTCCAGATACTTACGAGTGAAGCATGACATCCAAATTAGCCTTGGGTAGCCAGAATCGGTCGTCTCGTTTATACCACAATCGAGATAAAGAAGTATCTCTCAAGATGACTGGTCGCTTGGCAGGCTAAGGATGTCCAGATAAATGAGACCTCTGTGACGGATAATGAGAGGGCATCGACTTACCTCCTGAACGTCGAATTTCTGAACATCAAGTTTCTCGGGAATGAACAAGTTCGGGCCAGGGAGCTGCAAGTCTGCTATAGGAGCGCCGCTCATCGCCTAATTGTTCGTAAGCATTGGTACTGAACAGAGTGTGCGCATGTCAAAAATGATTAAATACTTACTTCCTTCAAGAACTCCTCATCAAATTTGACCCTCTTATATTCTGTCCCATAGATGGGTTCCTTGTTCTCGTATTCACCGCTAACATTCTTAGGCAAAACCTTACTAGTCACACCGATATCCGCCCTTCTAGGATCCAACAACTGCAAAGCCCATTCCAGCTCTTGCTGATTGTACTCCTCCACGAGCCATTTGCTGCTTACAATCTTCTCTCGAGGGACGGGGGACTGAAGCCAGGAGGAAAGGTTGGTGCAATAGGAAGAGGTGCGGCCGCGTTCGGCAAAGCGGAATGAGATGTCGGCAATAGCCTTGATCTCGTTGAAGGCATCGACTGAGGGAGGCTGGGagcggagaagggagatgtATTTGAAGACGGTGAGAGCGACGTCTTGGTAATGCTCAAGACCGTCAGGAGTCAAGTCGACAGAAATCTTGAAGAGTGAGAAACCAGCCGCATCGTGGTAGTTGCCTGCAGAAAGGGAGTTGAcccatccttttttcttcaagtACGAGAGAATAGAGCCTCGGCCTTCATGACCAAGGAAATGGGAGATGAAATGGGTGGGTCTAGTCTTGTAGAGGTGATCCATGTCGGGGAAGGGGAACATGAGCTCCAAAGCCCTCATATCCCTCACAGGCTTGGTGAAAGTGAAATACCCAAGCTGCTCTTTTCCATATGGACTCTCATCAAACACAACCCTCACGCCATCCCTGCCGACTTCCGGCTTCCCTTCCGTCCTCACAGGAACATTTTCAAACTTTTCTCTCACCCACTTTTCGAGGGTATCCACGTCTTCCTTGCCTGCAACGGCCAATTTCATTCGCCTCGCGCAGTACTCCTTTTCCCACCATTCGATCAGCTGGCGACGAGGGTCACGACCCGCTTCTTTGGGTATGGACCAGAGAGACTCGTAGTTACCAGTACCGAATTTACCGTAAGGATGGCCGGGCTTGGAGAGATGCTTTTCGAGTTGGTAGAAACGCCAAACATCATTTTGGAGGTTCTTCTTGTGCTCCGAGTCGACAGCCTTGATCTCCCTTTCTGTACAGTCCTGCTTCCTGTCAGGCTTAACATTCTTTACACCTGAAAGACTTCTTACCTCGTTGAATAAAGGTTCAGAGAAGAATCCCGAGAACCTGTCTAGTGCACCCTCGAGCGCATCAGGACTGACATCAAAATAATAGTTGGTAGATGTCATTGCTGTCCAGGCGTTGGAGTGGCCGTTATGAGATGAAAGGTACTGCTGATAGGCGTTCTCTGAAGGATGTGTTTTTGTGCCCATGAAGAGCAAGTGTTCGCTATTGAAACGCTTGAGCACTACTTTCGCTTTGTCCATGGAAACCTCTGACTCACCAAAAGTGAGCACAACCAGGCAGATCATCTGGATCGCTCAAATGGCCAACACCGACATCCATACTAGCCGCAGCCTTGTCCGCCTTGGGATCACTCACAACCACCACCTCGAGGCCATTGGACAAGGTAAAGTACTTGTGTTTCCTATCTTCAGTCGGGGGAAGAATAAGATCAACAGGACCGTTGGCTTTGGGAATGGGTGGGCAAGGCGGGTAAGGTGATTCCATGATTGGTTCTATAGGAAGTTTGATAGGAGGTATTTGCCTGCCgacggagatggaaaagtATGAGTTAGTAACCGATCTTCCATGATAAAGAAGTAATTACAGTACGAACCTAGACACAGGAGTCGCAAAGCTTCTTTTGAAAAGGGATTGAGCCGTGTTTGAAAGACGGTGAGATTGAAAGGATTGTGTTTTGGTTGTGGGTTTGACGAGTGAAGTGGTAGTGAGATGGCGGCCTGGTACGAGAGTAAATGAGCGTGAGCGGGGGGTGACGAGTCGGTGGAGAGAGCGGTGTGTTCTTGTGAGGTGTGTGGATGCACCTGTGGAGGAAGCGAATGACCGGAGCATGTATAGAAAGCAAAGAGGGATCTTTCTTGCTTTTGTCGTGGGATGTTGCTCGCTCGTACTGGCGGAGAAAGAACAATGAGCACAACGAAATATCTTAAAGTTTCATGTTCCGCCGCTGACGAATCTTCTTTTACTCAATCGGTCTCTCCATCGTCTTCTATATTTATCTCACCTTCTATGTATGGATCGCTAGCATACATAATACAGCTGACTTCAGTATCTCGATTCAAACTGACTCATGCATCAGTCTCTGAACAAGATACAGCACGATCACCAGCACCTTCGAGTCCTCACTTTTTCTGCCAGCCGAAAGAACACCGTTAACGCAAGATACATGGCAGTTATATAATATGATACATCTTTAGATTATTATATACATATAAACAGCCCTTAAAAGCTAAGATGTTGGCCCTCCGAAATGCCGTCCCGCCCATTCCAGCCCCTCCTTCCGACCAAAtgtctcttcatcactcgAGCCCTCATTATCCCCTTCCATGGACTCCACATTTTCCCAGCTAGAATTCTTGTACCTCTCTTGCCGCATAGCTTGCATCACTGCCATAGCATACCCTCTGCCAAATTGTTTAAGTGCTTGAACAAGCGTGTCAATGTCGAGTTCTAATGCGGCGGCACCTGTTGTTGATAAAGAGTCAGTTGTCTGCCGAGCAAAGGTTatgcgaggaagaaaaagagatcgGGAAACTTGCCTAGCTTATCACCGGAAGACTCGCGCCGCTTCATCTCTCTGATCAAAACTTTCGACATGAAACTCCAACTACGGTTCCTCAGTCAgctctttccccttcaaaCATTTGCTTCCCGTTGCAAACAGATTACCCACATCATAGCTGTGAACACGTCTAAATCTGAATGTGCGGCTTGCTGCGCAAGATACCTCACTGTCACGGTTAGTCGCTTGGCAATATTTACTGCTGTCGTATTCTCAGCACCAAACACATAGACATCTTCGATGAACATCCATGCACAACCCAGGACCAGATGCTATTTTTACCGTTCATCATTCCTATCAGCTTCTTGCACAGCCGTACAAGCGAGAGAGAAAATACATACGAGCGAGATGATATCCTTTCTCGC from Cryptococcus neoformans var. neoformans B-3501A chromosome 9, whole genome shotgun sequence carries:
- a CDS encoding hypothetical protein (HMMPfam hit to Peptidase_M16, Insulinase (Peptidase family M16), score: 178.4, E(): 1.4e-50; HMMPfam hit to Peptidase_M16_C, Peptidase M16 inactive domain, score: 143.6, E(): 4.3e-40), producing the protein MLRSFASSTGASTHLTRTHRSLHRLVTPRSRSFTLVPGRHLTTTSLVKPTTKTQSFQSHRLSNTAQSLFKRSFATPVSRQIPPIKLPIEPIMESPYPPCPPIPKANGPVDLILPPTEDRKHKYFTLSNGLEVVVVSDPKADKAAASMDVGVGHLSDPDDLPGCAHFCEHLLFMGTKTHPSENAYQQYLSSHNGHSNAWTAMTSTNYYFDVSPDALEGALDRFSGFFSEPLFNEDCTEREIKAVDSEHKKNLQNDVWRFYQLEKHLSKPGHPYGKFGTGNYESLWSIPKEAGRDPRRQLIEWWEKEYCARRMKLAVAGKEDVDTLEKWVREKFENVPVRTEGKPEVGRDGVRVVFDESPYGKEQLGYFTFTKPVRDMRALELMFPFPDMDHLYKTRPTHFISHFLGHEGRGSILSYLKKKGWVNSLSAGNYHDAAGFSLFKISVDLTPDGLEHYQDVALTVFKYISLLRSQPPSVDAFNEIKAIADISFRFAERGRTSSYCTNLSSWLQSPVPREKIVSSKWLVEEYNQQELEWALQLLDPRRADIGVTSKVLPKNVSGEYENKEPIYGTEYKRVKFDEEFLKEAMSGAPIADLQLPGPNLFIPEKLDVQKFDVQEPAKRPVILRDTSLSRLWYKRDDRFWLPKANLDVMLHSPILNVTPRNAVLSRLFCDLFSDSITEDVYDADLAELNFNLWNTSHWIQISAGGFSDKLAVLTEKMLEKFVNYKVDEARFQEVAEATRLHWKNFGMSDPWKIGRFYNSYATQEIAWTQEEKLKELEYITAADVQAFGKELLTRLHIETLIHGNTSPEGAKEIQDMLERVLKPRELTPTELKAPRSLVLPSSSEYVWQISVPNKSEVNGSVIYEIHVGDPSDITLRNHLSLFSQIAAEPCFDILRTKQQLGYIVSGHASQSTGTMGYTVLVQSEKDPVYVETRIEAFLDGLKETIEEMSEEEFEKHKQSLIAKKEEKPKNLGEETKRFWGRIQDRYFEFARRENDVAELRKTTKQDILNVLMTYIHTSSPTRAKLSVHLKSQYRGIKFDLASAAPLVKSFTEAGIAVDPAAIQKLLSNNPTLEQVKEFANSTIDAAANVADDVKAQLKDVVAELKGQEAGPGAEAGAGPGPEDVKLRPGNVWIEDIQEFKARLVPSKAAVPVEPLKTLVAEL